A window of Lytechinus variegatus isolate NC3 chromosome 15, Lvar_3.0, whole genome shotgun sequence contains these coding sequences:
- the LOC121428760 gene encoding A disintegrin and metalloproteinase with thrombospondin motifs 13-like — MVIVLRMASLLQANFLGTIILSFLGFALCYKNSFLSHDELGTYIGKEDRIIDYHISQPQEIGAPSRRRRSTTATEDATQTNERHLVNARQFEIHAFDTPYHVVVEPAQGLVKEGLEAEFIGSDGKVTHRELIDTGCLYQGKLVFPEKFHGGNTNVALGICNGLTGVVSTPDYDLVIKPLHEEHAQRYRRESGMEDSEGDSPFGRNDAGSLSSERLHIVIKRDAQYPDDLDLGSANVTADRGTDTDMQEHFCGLDSRYFETIFNHTTPMQSQVRAGYTGRRRRDAGRKRRETDEVKAMELLVVADNQMRLFYGSDVVNYTLIVMNIAAGRFLHQSLGRGLYFHIVKLLIMTSDSVTTQEGATLNSVPDGELTLASFCSFQYHTNHRQDDHPDHWDNAVLITRHDIELKQNKYLLGIANLRGACSDTHQCSVNEDNGPSSGLIIAHEIGHTVGMLHDADTGCPAGANIMSSSRIGGSGSYLWSECSREQFDAFLRYPTVTCLNDIPEVLSGFEGKRLPGEIYDADEQCLQYSEYFSGACTDTALPIYGVQDRCPQMFCRFPNGLCSRTGVAIADGTTCGENKWCIEATCVDRPNTPIDGGWSPWDATWGPCSRTCGGGVELRHRYCNNPEPRNGGESCKGQSIVANMCNVQPCETTQREFRDEQCTSSNREQYDSRNDLTWTSTTDNQSGDQLCELWCQADLTSATGETVRVLDRRDGGYMDGTRCSLDYNEMRVCVQGTCREFGCDGYQYSGVRFDECRVCGGNGSTCHRVDGSLQLNLSEQQFSTFLTIPKGVTSLSAVNTNTSTFMDVMINGELVIGGSSQTRPPRWEYWFENITVYYQLSPGQEVILIAGPTLHTMEVQAFAASSLGIASANIHYVYYISDSVVNPTPTPTPVTHIWAKSGGECSVTCGVGTRMEVVRCVDVVGVQFVDDALCDATSRPVPHVESCREDNCPPRWFLADLNTTCSATCGEGVRSRVVVCLLFAVEGVRVVDDSFCDGAERPNAAEPCTDLPDCPGTWVMSSWSECKPCANRTRLALCRTGSDFLTQLDDEECPAPKPRTSEPCECVTTTPLTIESSSPLVEYNVTGTTAQPGGVTEPPAIRPDDNFLTHDRGSIKKLGSTDGSLSSIVVVAPLGYVVLVYFEVVTIDCSLGELFRVKDEENVYSACNSFTNFNWTSTGSILQFDLITTADDRGYSLSYRFIPLSIPISDCDQVFLEDTGILSSPNYPSDYPNDQQCVYHIVAPPNVRINLYFDHFDLQLEDALLCSTTRDHILIKDLDQRFYSSIYCGQHVPFGYVSSGNRLRINFFSNSNLSSLGFSATYNFVE, encoded by the exons ACTATCACATATCACAACCACAAGAGATAGGGGCACCTTCCAGGAGAAGACGCTCGACCACAGCCACAGAGGACGCAACGCAGACAAACGAACGGCATCTTGTAAATGCGCGCCAATTCGAAATCCATGCTTTTGATACACCATACCACGTGGTCGTTGAGCCAGCCCAGGGGTTGGTCAAAGAAGGACTGGAAGCAGAGTTTATCGGTTCGGACGGCAAGGTGACGCATAGGGAATTGATTGACACGGGATGCCTTTATCAGGGAAAGCTTGTGTTTCCAGAAAAGTTCCATGGCGGGAATACGAATGTCGCACTGGGTATCTGCAACGGTCTG ACAGGAGTTGTAAGCACGCCAGACTATGATCTCGTCATTAAACCACTCCATGAAGAGCACGCCCAAAGGTATCGCAGAGAGAGCGGCATGGAAGACTCGGAGGGTGATTCACCATTTGGGAGAAACGACGCGGGTTCTTTGTCCTCTGAACGCCTCCATATTGTAATCAAACGGGACGCGCAGTACCCAGACGACTTGGATCTCGGCAGTGCCAATGTGACCGCGGATAGAGGAACCGATACAGATATGCAGGAACACTTTTGTGGACTTGATTCAA GATACTTTGAGACCATTTTTAATCATACAACGCCGATGCAGTCCCAAGTCAGAGCAGGCTACACGGGACGAAGAAGGCGGGACGCGGGACGGAAAAGGCGGGAAACTGATGAAGTAAAAGCTATGGAACTGCTGGTGGTGGCGGACAACCAGATGAGACTATTCTACGGTTCAGATGTGGTTAATTATACTCTTATCGTGATGAATATT GCTGCCGGCAGGTTTCTGCATCAATCTCTTGGCAGGGGATTATACTTTCATATAGTGAAGCTTCTTATTATGACCTCAGACTCA GTTACAACTCAAGAGGGCGCAACGCTAAATTCGGTACCTGATGGCGAATTGACGCTTGCAAGTTTCTGCTCTTTCCAGTATCACACAAACCATCGTCAGGACGATCATCCGGATCACTGGGACAATGCTGTCCTCATCACAAG GCATGACATCGAACTGAAACAGAATAAGTACTTACTGGGGATTGCCAATTTGCGAGGTGCATGCTCGGATACTCACCAATGCTCTGTGAATGAAGACAATGGCCCTTCATCTGGTCTCATCATTGCTCATGAAATTGGCCACAC AGTCGGAATGCTACACGATGCAGACACAGGTTGTCCTGCCGGAGCAAACATAATGTCATCTAGTCGAATTGGCGGGAGTGGTTCATACCTATGGTCAGAGTGCAGCAGGGAACAATTCGACGCATTTCTCCG GTATCCGACCGTCACGTGTTTGAATGACATTCCGGAAGTTTTATCTGGCTTTGAAGGTAAGAGACTTCCGGGTGAGATATACGACGCCGATGAACAATGTTTGCAGTACTCGGAGTACTTCAGTGGTGCATGTACGGACACAGCCCTTCCTATATACGGGGTCCAA GACCGATGCCCGCAAATGTTTTGTAGGTTTCCAAACGGACTTTGCTCGCGCACGGGGGTTGCTATCGCAGACGGTACAACCTGCGGGGAAAATAAG TGGTGCATCGAGGCCACCTGTGTGGACCGGCCCAACACGCCAATCGACGGGGGCTGGTCCCCCTGGGACGCGACGTGGGGCCCTTGTTCCAGGACATGCGGCGGGGGTGTTGAGCTGAGACACCGATATTGCAATAATCCAGa GCCACGAAACGGAGGGGAGTCATGTAAGGGTCAATCAATCGTAGCCAACATGTGTAACGTTCAG CCATGTGAAACGACACAGAGGGAGTTCCGTGATGAACAGTGTACGTCGTCTAATCGTGAACAATACGACAGTCGTAATGACCTAACCTGGACCTCCACTACTGATAACCAATCAG GAGATCAGTTATGTGAGCTGTGGTGCCAGGCCGATTTGACTTCGGCTACTGGAGAAACAGTTCGGGTATTGGACCGACGTGATGGTGGCTATATGGATGGAACGCGCTGCTCATTGGATTACAACGAGATGCGCGTATGCGTGCAGGGGACGTGCCGAGAATTCGGATGTGACGGTTACCAGTACTCCGGCGTAAGATTTGACGAATGCCGGGTATGCGGAGGGAACGGATCAACTTGCCACCGCGTAGACGGTTCTTTGCAACTCAACTTATCCGAACAAC AATTCAGCACGTTTTTGACCATCCCAAAAGGTGTGACGTCACTAAGCGCGGTAAATACAAATACCTCAACATTCATGG ATGTAATGATAAACGGAGAGCTTGTCATCGGTGGCAGCAGTCAGACCAGGCCGCCAAGATGGGAGTATTGGTTTGAGAACATCACAGTCTATTATCAACTGTCACCGGGCCAGGAAGTCATTCT AATAGCGGGTCCCACATTACACACCATGGAAGTCCAGGCCTTCGCTGCTTCATCCTTGGGAATAGCCTCCGCTAATATCCACTATGTCTACTACATCAGTGACTCTGTAGTTAACCCAACGCCCACCCCGACTCCTGTTACTCACATCTGGGCTAAGTCTGGAGGGGAATGCAGCGTGACGTGTGGCGTTG GTACTCGAATGGAAGTAGTTCGATGTGTCGACGTCGTCGGTGTTCAGTTTGTTGACGACGCCCTCTGCGACGCAACTAGCCGACCAGTTCCCCACGTGGAGTCCTGCAGGGAAGACAATTGTCCACCAAG GTGGTTCCTGGCGGACTTGAACACCACTTGCAGTGCCACCTGTGGCGAGGGGGTGCGCTCCCGAGTCGTGGTATGTCTGCTCTTTGCAGTTGAAGGGGTTCGGGTTGTGGATGACTCTTTCTGCGACGGCGCGGAAAGGCCGAACGCTGCAGAACCCTGTACAGACCTGCCTGATTGTCCAGGGACGTGGGTGATGAGTTCCTGGTCTGAG TGTAAGCCTTGCGCTAATAGAACCCGTCTGGCGCTTTGCCGAACGGGCTCTGATTTCCTGACCCAACTTGATGACGAGGAGTGTCCGGCGCCCAAGCCCCGTACATCGGAGCCGTGCGAGTGCGTCACCACGACGCCATTAACAATAGAGTCTTCTTCCCCTCTGGTGGAATATAACGTCACGGGAACAACGGCTCAACCCGGAGGAGTCACTGAGCCTCCAGCTATTCGTCCAG ACGATAATTTTCTCACACATGACCGTGGAAGTATAAAGAAATTGGGATCAACAGATGGCTCTTTGTCGAGTATAGTTGTCGTTGCACCGCTTGGTTACGTGGTCCTAGTCTATTTCGAAGTCGTCACTATAGATTGCTCATTAG GTGAATTATTCCGTGTGAAGGACGAAGAGAATGTATACAGTGCATGCAACtcatttacaaatttcaacTGGACATCGACAGGTAGCATACTTCAATTCGATCTTATAACAACAGCAGACGACAGAGGGTACTCATTATCGTATCGCTTCATCCCACTTTCAATACCAATATCTG ACTGCGACCAGGTGTTTCTAGAAGACACAGGTATCTTGTCCAGTCCCAACTACCCATCGGACTACCCGAACGACCAGCAGTGCGTCTACCACATCGTTGCCCCTCCTAACGTCAGAATCAATCTCTACTTCGACCACTTCGACCTGCAGTTGGAAGATGCACTCCTCTGCTCGACAACAAGAGATCACATTCTG ATCAAAGACCTCGACCAGCGGTTTTACAGCAGTATATACTGTGGCCAACACGTCCCCTTCGGTTACGTCTCGTCCGGAAACCGGCTTAgaatcaactttttttccaaTTCGAACTTATCGTCATTGGGTTTCTCGGCAACGTACAATTTCGTTGAATGA